A section of the Bryobacteraceae bacterium genome encodes:
- a CDS encoding O-acetylhomoserine aminocarboxypropyltransferase has translation MSKLQAIQRELGFNTRALHAGYDPDPTTHARAVPIYQTTSYVFEDTADAAALFALQKFGNIYTRIMNPTTDVLEKRVASLEGGAAALALSSGQAAQFIALSSILQAGDHFVASSTLYGGTYTQFDVSFRRLGFDVTFVEPDDPDNFRKAIRPNTKAIYGETISNPRGNVLDIEAVARIAHEHGLPFLIDNTFATPWLCRPIEWGADVVLHSLTKFIGGHGTSIGGIIVDAGKFDWAKGPSPLLNQPSPAYHGMNFAQTFGNLAFILRARVEGLRDMGPCLSPFNAFLFLQGVETLSMRMERHVHNAQVIAEFLESHEAVSWVNYAGLKSSKYHELAKKYLPKGPGAVFSFGIRGGYDAGVQFVNSLKIFSHLANVGDARSLVIHPASTTHQQLTAEQQLAAGVTPDMVRLSIGLEDLDDLLWDLRQALAASQR, from the coding sequence ATGTCGAAACTGCAAGCAATTCAACGAGAACTGGGCTTCAACACGAGAGCGCTTCACGCGGGATATGATCCCGACCCGACCACCCACGCCCGCGCCGTGCCCATCTACCAGACGACGTCCTATGTCTTTGAAGACACGGCCGACGCCGCGGCGCTGTTTGCGCTCCAGAAGTTCGGCAACATCTATACCCGCATCATGAACCCGACCACCGACGTGCTCGAAAAGCGCGTCGCGAGTCTGGAAGGTGGTGCGGCGGCGCTGGCGCTGAGCTCGGGCCAGGCGGCTCAGTTCATCGCCCTGAGTTCCATTCTTCAGGCGGGCGACCATTTTGTCGCCAGCTCCACGCTCTACGGCGGCACCTACACGCAGTTTGACGTCAGCTTCCGCCGCCTGGGCTTTGACGTGACCTTCGTCGAGCCGGACGATCCGGACAATTTCCGCAAGGCGATCCGTCCCAACACGAAGGCGATTTACGGAGAAACGATCTCAAATCCGCGCGGCAACGTGCTCGACATCGAGGCGGTGGCCCGCATCGCCCACGAGCATGGCCTGCCGTTTCTGATCGACAACACCTTCGCCACGCCCTGGCTCTGCCGCCCGATTGAGTGGGGCGCCGATGTTGTTCTGCATTCTCTGACAAAATTCATCGGCGGCCACGGCACCTCCATTGGCGGCATCATCGTGGACGCGGGAAAGTTTGACTGGGCGAAGGGCCCTTCGCCGCTGCTCAATCAGCCCTCGCCGGCCTATCACGGCATGAATTTTGCCCAAACGTTCGGCAATCTGGCCTTCATCCTCCGCGCCCGCGTCGAGGGCCTGCGCGACATGGGGCCGTGCCTCAGTCCCTTCAACGCATTCCTGTTCCTCCAGGGCGTGGAGACGCTTTCGATGCGCATGGAACGTCACGTCCACAATGCCCAGGTCATTGCCGAATTTCTTGAATCGCACGAGGCGGTTTCCTGGGTGAATTATGCCGGCCTGAAATCGAGCAAATACCATGAATTGGCGAAAAAATACCTGCCCAAGGGCCCCGGCGCCGTTTTCAGTTTCGGCATCCGGGGCGGCTATGATGCAGGCGTCCAATTCGTCAATTCGCTGAAAATTTTCTCGCATCTGGCCAATGTCGGCGATGCCCGTTCGCTGGTGATCCACCCGGCCTCCACCACGCACCAGCAGCTCACCGCCGAACAGCAGCTTGCCGCCGGCGTCACGCCGGACATGGTCCGCCTGTCGATCGGCCTCGAGGACCTCGACGATCTGCTCTGGGACCTGCGCCAGGCGCTGGCCGCCTCGCAGCGCTGA
- a CDS encoding sulfurtransferase produces the protein MAALPARSATIRHMQHSPGFLRLVEEAKSRVRELSIPEYLDWRDSGRQHVLIDTREESEWKAGRIPGAIHLCKGVIERDIERTVPDHSATLVLYCGGGYRSALAADNLQKMGYTNVLSLAGGWRDWVERGLPTEP, from the coding sequence ATGGCCGCCCTCCCCGCCCGCTCCGCTACAATCAGGCATATGCAGCACTCACCGGGCTTTCTCCGGCTCGTGGAAGAAGCCAAAAGCCGCGTCCGCGAGTTGAGCATTCCCGAATATCTGGACTGGCGCGACTCTGGCAGACAGCACGTCCTCATTGACACGCGCGAAGAGAGCGAGTGGAAGGCCGGCCGCATCCCGGGCGCCATCCACCTCTGCAAGGGCGTCATCGAGCGGGACATTGAACGCACCGTCCCGGACCACTCGGCCACGCTGGTCCTCTATTGCGGCGGCGGCTACCGCAGCGCCCTGGCCGCCGACAATCTCCAGAAGATGGGCTACACAAACGTGCTGTCGCTGGCCGGCGGCTGGCGCGACTGGGTGGAGCGCGGGCTGCCCACCGAGCCGTAG
- the gph1 gene encoding phosphoglycolate phosphatase 1, whose amino-acid sequence MALVIFDLDGTLVDSVDDLCNSVNASRAYMGLPPLPHDLVASYVGNGAPVLIRRAMGPEATEEQVQEALSFFLSYYREHMLDHTRPYPGVVETLEKLQRQGVKMAVLTNKPQRFSRDLCAGLGLAPYFFQIYGGNSFEQKKPDPVGIRTLIEEAGAKPAETWMVGDSATDVLTARNAGVRSVGVTYGISPETLKETPPDYLIHSMTELPGLLGLRG is encoded by the coding sequence ATGGCGCTGGTGATCTTCGATCTCGACGGGACGCTGGTGGATTCCGTCGACGACCTGTGCAACTCAGTCAACGCGTCCCGCGCTTACATGGGGCTACCGCCGCTTCCGCACGATCTCGTCGCCTCCTACGTGGGCAACGGGGCTCCCGTGCTCATCCGGCGGGCGATGGGTCCGGAGGCCACGGAGGAACAGGTCCAGGAGGCGCTCAGCTTCTTTCTCAGTTATTACCGCGAGCACATGCTCGACCACACTCGTCCGTATCCGGGCGTGGTTGAGACGCTCGAAAAGCTGCAGCGGCAGGGCGTGAAGATGGCCGTGCTGACCAACAAGCCGCAGCGGTTTTCCCGCGATCTCTGTGCGGGGCTCGGGCTGGCGCCATATTTCTTCCAGATTTACGGCGGCAACAGCTTCGAGCAGAAGAAGCCGGACCCGGTGGGCATCCGGACGCTGATCGAGGAGGCCGGCGCGAAGCCGGCCGAGACGTGGATGGTGGGCGATTCGGCCACCGACGTGCTCACGGCGCGCAACGCCGGCGTGCGTTCGGTGGGCGTTACTTACGGAATCAGCCCCGAGACACTGAAGGAAACGCCGCCGGATTATCTCATCCACTCGATGACCGAGCTGCCGGGCCTGCTCGGGCTGCGCGGCTGA
- the anmK gene encoding anhydro-N-acetylmuramic acid kinase, with amino-acid sequence MPRPKPILAGGIMSGTSLDGIDAVVVQLDGARVQTLSFHGAAWPPEVRQALLAVSNADAHTRDIARLHFLLPELYAEAFLEACRKAGVQPAQLAVVGCHGQTIYHEGQPAPFLGRRIASTLQIGDGSVLAARIGARVVCDFRPADIAVGGQGAPLVPYADYLLFRDERESRVALNIGGIANITWLPAGCRPEDVIAFDTGPGNMVIDQLMAHFTGGRETFDRDGDFAARGQVHPAIVEQLLEDEYFRRRPPKSCGREQYGAEFVRRFLSFGLPPEDAVATATYFTAAAIAEGIARFAGGEDHPPARVIAAGGGVHNRTLMRFLRAELPESEVLRSEIFGIDPDAREAIAFAVLARETLEGRPAHLPSATGARRPAVLGKLCFPPADR; translated from the coding sequence ATGCCTCGCCCGAAGCCAATCCTCGCCGGCGGCATCATGTCCGGCACGTCGCTCGATGGCATCGACGCCGTTGTGGTCCAGCTCGATGGCGCCCGCGTGCAGACACTCTCCTTTCATGGCGCGGCCTGGCCGCCCGAGGTCCGCCAGGCGCTGCTGGCGGTCTCCAACGCGGACGCGCACACCCGCGACATCGCCCGCCTGCATTTCCTGCTCCCGGAACTCTACGCCGAAGCGTTCCTGGAAGCCTGCCGCAAGGCGGGTGTCCAGCCGGCGCAGCTTGCCGTCGTCGGCTGCCACGGCCAGACGATCTACCACGAGGGCCAGCCGGCGCCCTTCCTGGGAAGGCGCATCGCCTCGACGCTCCAGATCGGCGATGGCAGCGTGCTGGCGGCGCGCATCGGCGCGCGGGTCGTCTGCGACTTCCGCCCGGCCGACATCGCCGTCGGCGGCCAGGGCGCGCCGCTGGTGCCCTACGCCGACTATCTCCTCTTCCGCGATGAGAGGGAATCTCGCGTCGCCCTCAACATTGGCGGCATCGCCAACATCACATGGCTGCCCGCCGGCTGCCGCCCCGAGGACGTCATCGCCTTTGACACGGGCCCGGGCAACATGGTCATCGATCAGCTCATGGCGCACTTCACCGGAGGCCGTGAGACCTTCGACCGCGACGGCGACTTCGCCGCCCGCGGCCAGGTTCACCCCGCCATCGTCGAGCAGCTTCTCGAGGACGAATACTTCCGCCGCCGCCCGCCCAAGTCCTGCGGACGCGAACAGTACGGGGCCGAATTCGTGCGCCGCTTCCTCTCTTTCGGACTCCCGCCGGAGGATGCCGTCGCCACCGCCACCTACTTCACGGCCGCCGCCATCGCCGAAGGAATCGCCCGCTTCGCCGGCGGCGAGGACCATCCGCCCGCCCGCGTCATCGCCGCCGGCGGCGGCGTGCACAACCGCACGCTGATGCGCTTCCTCCGCGCCGAACTCCCCGAAAGCGAAGTGCTCCGGAGCGAGATCTTCGGCATCGATCCCGACGCCCGCGAGGCCATTGCCTTCGCCGTCCTCGCTCGCGAGACGCTGGAAGGCCGCCCCGCGCATCTCCCCTCGGCCACCGGCGCCCGGCGCCCGGCCGTGCTCGGCAAGCTCTGCTTCCCGCCCGCGGATCGCTAA
- a CDS encoding alpha/beta hydrolase: MPTRRQFLASAAALGLAPPPQDSAGPAFRLWYDEPAAHWNEALPIGNGRLGAMVFGGVPEERFQINDDTLVSGAPGVDELPLDVTRRFDEVVGLLRRRKFAEASDVITRNWTGRCWQCYQPAGDAFFALAANGAPADYVRELRLDTAVARTVHRHGETIFTRECFASFPHRVLVVRFLGSSYASLSLRARLSSPHPAARVEPLGRTGLRLRGRLPGFVLRRTLEWVEKRGEQWKYPELWNADGTRRPGARQVLYEGEAGSRGTEFELRLALLFHNGRAAIERDTLVVDGASEAVFVIGSWSGVRNNDLDAEMRAALACSWDTLLRRHVEDYQRLFRRCTIDFGAGPQSSLPTDERIEKFASGEDPALPALYFHYARYLMISGSRPGTEPLNLQGIWNAEVIPPWSCGYTLNINTEMNYWLAGPANLLECAEPLLRLVRELSESGARVARSMYRRPGWVAHHNTTLWRGAFPVDNDAMPSFWPMAAPWLCRHLWEQYEFTQDRGLLEKIYPVLKGAAEFLLAWLVENQDGFLVTPAGNSPENLFVYVDQNGEKRAAGICMGPTLDLALARDLFANCIDAAAVLGIDQDLSRRLAEARSRLLPYRIGARGQVQEWPEDFEERDPHHRHVSHLYPLHPGVEWTPESAPAMCAAARRTLELRGDGGTGWSRAWKVCLWARLQDGERAWRLLVRLFEPARTAPGQYRRGGLMPNLLCSHPPFQIDGNFGGAAGIVEMLLQSHSGAIHLLPALPPALPSGEVRGLLARGGFEVDIRWRQGQLDQAVIRSAAPRPCRVRYRGRTLQVPVPAVLSASDFA, translated from the coding sequence ATGCCCACCCGCCGGCAGTTCCTCGCCTCGGCCGCCGCGCTGGGCCTGGCGCCCCCGCCGCAGGACAGCGCCGGACCGGCCTTCCGGCTCTGGTATGATGAGCCGGCCGCCCACTGGAACGAGGCGCTCCCCATCGGCAACGGCCGCCTCGGCGCCATGGTCTTCGGCGGCGTGCCGGAGGAGCGGTTCCAGATCAACGACGACACGCTCGTCTCCGGCGCGCCGGGCGTCGATGAGCTGCCGCTCGATGTCACCCGCCGCTTCGATGAGGTCGTCGGCCTGCTGCGCCGGCGGAAGTTCGCCGAGGCCTCCGACGTCATCACCCGGAACTGGACCGGCCGCTGCTGGCAGTGCTATCAGCCGGCCGGCGACGCGTTCTTCGCGCTCGCCGCAAACGGGGCGCCCGCGGATTACGTCCGCGAGCTGCGTCTGGATACGGCCGTCGCCCGCACCGTGCACCGCCACGGAGAAACCATTTTTACGCGGGAATGTTTTGCCAGCTTCCCCCACCGCGTCCTCGTTGTCCGCTTTCTCGGGTCGTCCTACGCGTCGCTGTCGCTCCGGGCGCGGCTCTCCAGCCCCCATCCCGCCGCCCGCGTCGAGCCGCTCGGCCGCACCGGCCTGCGCCTCCGCGGCCGTCTGCCGGGCTTCGTGCTCCGCCGCACGCTGGAATGGGTGGAAAAGCGCGGGGAACAGTGGAAATACCCGGAGCTGTGGAACGCGGACGGCACGCGCAGGCCCGGCGCACGTCAGGTCCTCTATGAGGGCGAGGCCGGCTCCCGCGGGACGGAATTCGAACTCCGCCTCGCGCTGCTGTTCCACAACGGAAGGGCAGCCATCGAACGCGACACCCTCGTCGTCGACGGCGCCTCCGAGGCCGTCTTCGTCATTGGCTCGTGGTCGGGCGTGCGCAACAACGACCTCGACGCCGAAATGCGCGCCGCTCTCGCCTGCTCCTGGGACACGCTGCTGCGGCGCCACGTCGAAGACTACCAGCGCCTGTTTCGCCGCTGCACCATCGACTTCGGCGCCGGCCCTCAGTCTTCCCTCCCCACCGACGAGCGGATTGAAAAATTCGCCTCCGGCGAAGACCCGGCGCTGCCGGCCCTCTATTTTCACTACGCGCGATACCTGATGATCTCCGGCTCCCGCCCGGGCACGGAGCCGCTCAACCTTCAGGGAATCTGGAACGCCGAGGTCATCCCGCCCTGGTCGTGCGGCTACACGCTGAACATCAACACCGAAATGAACTACTGGCTGGCAGGGCCCGCCAATCTGCTCGAGTGTGCCGAACCGCTGCTGCGCCTGGTGCGCGAGCTGAGCGAGTCCGGCGCGCGCGTCGCCCGCTCCATGTACCGCCGCCCCGGCTGGGTGGCCCATCACAACACGACGCTCTGGCGCGGGGCCTTCCCGGTGGACAACGACGCCATGCCCTCCTTTTGGCCCATGGCCGCTCCGTGGCTCTGCCGCCACCTGTGGGAGCAGTACGAGTTCACCCAGGACCGCGGACTGCTGGAAAAGATCTATCCGGTCCTGAAGGGAGCGGCGGAATTTCTGCTCGCCTGGCTCGTCGAAAATCAGGATGGATTTCTCGTCACTCCAGCCGGAAATTCTCCGGAAAATCTTTTTGTCTACGTGGATCAGAATGGGGAAAAACGCGCCGCCGGCATCTGCATGGGCCCCACCCTGGACCTCGCCCTCGCCCGCGACCTGTTTGCCAACTGCATCGACGCGGCCGCGGTTCTCGGCATCGACCAGGACCTCAGCCGCCGCCTCGCCGAAGCCCGCTCGCGCCTGCTGCCCTACCGCATCGGCGCGCGCGGCCAGGTGCAGGAATGGCCGGAGGACTTTGAGGAGCGCGACCCGCACCACCGCCACGTCTCGCATCTCTACCCGCTGCATCCCGGCGTGGAGTGGACGCCCGAGTCGGCGCCGGCGATGTGCGCGGCCGCGCGCCGCACCCTCGAGCTGCGCGGCGACGGCGGCACGGGCTGGTCGCGCGCCTGGAAGGTCTGCCTCTGGGCGCGCCTTCAGGACGGCGAACGCGCCTGGCGGCTGCTCGTGCGCCTGTTCGAGCCGGCCCGCACCGCGCCGGGCCAATACCGCCGCGGCGGCCTCATGCCCAATCTGCTCTGCTCCCATCCGCCTTTCCAGATCGACGGCAATTTCGGCGGCGCCGCCGGCATCGTCGAAATGCTTCTGCAAAGCCACTCGGGCGCCATCCACCTCCTCCCTGCCCTGCCCCCGGCGCTGCCCTCCGGCGAGGTTCGCGGCCTGCTGGCGCGCGGCGGATTCGAAGTCGATATCCGCTGGCGCCAGGGGCAACTCGACCAGGCCGTCATCCGCTCCGCCGCCCCTCGCCCGTGCCGCGTCCGCTACCGGGGGCGAACGCTCCAGGTGCCCGTTCCGGCCGTGTTGTCCGCCAGCGACTTCGCCTGA
- a CDS encoding formylmethanofuran dehydrogenase subunit E translates to MLKTLAEYEELARAAHGHLCAGQVLGIRMAMHGLTLLGLDDPLGAHRKRLVTFVEIDRCATDAIMVVTGCRLGKRALKFFDFGKMAATFCDLETGKAVRLAALESSRDRARELFPHLEKPGQQQLEAYRVLPPEELFRTEWVEVRILPQDLPGFQGPRVFCQACGERVSFGREVIQDGRTLCRACAGQRYYDPLPHH, encoded by the coding sequence ATGCTCAAAACGCTCGCCGAATACGAAGAACTCGCACGCGCCGCCCACGGCCATCTCTGCGCCGGACAGGTCCTCGGCATCCGCATGGCCATGCACGGCCTCACGCTCCTGGGGCTCGACGATCCTCTGGGCGCCCACCGCAAACGCCTCGTCACGTTTGTCGAAATCGACCGCTGCGCCACCGATGCCATCATGGTCGTCACCGGATGCCGGCTGGGAAAACGCGCGCTGAAATTCTTCGATTTTGGCAAAATGGCCGCCACATTTTGCGACCTCGAGACGGGAAAAGCAGTTCGCCTCGCGGCGCTCGAATCCAGCCGGGACCGCGCCCGCGAGCTGTTCCCGCATCTGGAAAAGCCCGGCCAGCAGCAGCTCGAGGCCTACCGCGTCCTGCCCCCCGAAGAGCTCTTCCGGACGGAATGGGTGGAGGTCCGCATTCTGCCGCAGGACCTGCCCGGCTTTCAGGGGCCGCGCGTCTTCTGCCAGGCCTGCGGCGAACGCGTCAGCTTCGGCCGCGAAGTCATTCAGGACGGCCGCACACTCTGCCGCGCCTGCGCCGGCCAGCGCTATTATGATCCGCTGCCACATCACTGA
- the thiE2 gene encoding putative thiamine-phosphate synthase 2, giving the protein MIRCHITDRRAAGGLQALLALIERNARLGVEWFQVREKDLEGRALAALVAQVLRRAPAAKVIVNSRLDVALACGAAGLHLPADSPPPRDLRPICPPDFLIGVSCHTAEELVRAEREGADYALFSPVFRPLSKNDPRPVHGLDGLRRACSLIRIPVLALGGVTAENAPLCIEAGAAGIAGITLFQSPETTFETCV; this is encoded by the coding sequence ATGATCCGCTGCCACATCACTGACCGCCGCGCGGCCGGAGGGCTGCAAGCTCTGCTCGCTCTCATCGAACGCAACGCCCGCCTTGGCGTCGAATGGTTCCAGGTCCGCGAGAAGGACCTCGAGGGCCGCGCCCTCGCCGCCCTCGTGGCCCAGGTCCTCCGCCGAGCTCCCGCCGCGAAGGTCATCGTGAACTCCCGGCTCGATGTCGCCCTCGCCTGCGGCGCCGCCGGACTCCATCTTCCGGCCGACTCGCCGCCGCCGCGCGACCTTCGCCCCATCTGCCCGCCGGATTTTCTCATCGGCGTCTCCTGCCACACCGCGGAAGAGCTGGTCCGCGCCGAACGGGAAGGCGCCGACTACGCCCTCTTCTCCCCGGTCTTCCGGCCGCTTTCCAAGAACGACCCGCGTCCCGTACACGGCCTCGACGGCCTGCGCCGCGCCTGTTCGCTGATCCGGATTCCGGTGCTGGCTCTTGGCGGCGTCACCGCGGAAAACGCCCCGCTTTGCATCGAGGCCGGCGCCGCCGGCATCGCCGGCATCACGCTGTTTCAGTCGCCTGAAACCACGTTTGAAACATGCGTATGA
- a CDS encoding methyltransferase, protein MHVQRFSGRAADYLKGRPPYPEAVVDELERHGLAPGSRVVDIGAGTGAATLLFLRRGYRVIAIEPNEEMRAAALGFGIDVRPGAGEDTGLPDACADLVLCAQAFHWMNQPRAWAEFQRIARPGALIALLWNNRVQAGTAFLEELEALLHRHAIEDIAWAERIEKRRWPGMQEAHFPNSQRLDFEGLLARIASMSWMPRSGTPEHARMADDLRRLFERHQRGGQVEMPYDCVLYWTRRP, encoded by the coding sequence ATGCACGTTCAACGCTTCTCCGGCCGCGCCGCCGATTATCTGAAGGGCCGCCCTCCCTACCCGGAGGCGGTCGTCGACGAGCTCGAGCGCCACGGCCTCGCGCCTGGCTCGCGGGTCGTCGACATTGGCGCGGGCACAGGCGCGGCCACGCTGCTGTTTTTGCGGCGCGGTTACCGTGTCATCGCCATCGAACCCAATGAGGAGATGCGCGCCGCGGCCCTCGGCTTCGGCATCGACGTCCGCCCCGGCGCCGGCGAAGACACCGGCCTGCCCGACGCCTGCGCCGACCTGGTCCTATGCGCCCAGGCCTTCCACTGGATGAACCAGCCGCGCGCCTGGGCCGAATTTCAGCGCATCGCGCGGCCCGGCGCGCTGATCGCGCTTTTGTGGAACAACCGCGTTCAGGCCGGCACGGCGTTTCTTGAGGAGCTCGAAGCGCTGCTGCACCGCCATGCCATCGAAGACATCGCCTGGGCCGAGCGCATCGAGAAGCGCCGCTGGCCCGGCATGCAGGAGGCGCACTTCCCCAATTCGCAGCGCCTCGATTTCGAAGGGCTGCTGGCGCGCATCGCCTCGATGTCCTGGATGCCCCGGTCCGGCACGCCGGAGCATGCACGGATGGCGGACGACCTGCGCCGCCTGTTCGAGCGTCATCAACGGGGCGGCCAGGTGGAGATGCCCTACGATTGCGTGCTCTACTGGACGCGCCGGCCGTAA
- a CDS encoding NADH-dependent dehydrogenase has protein sequence MPTTRRHFLRTAGVTASALPTAAAGQAGRSPNDRIQFATIGWGIMGSEDTRTAASVPGTKLVGVCDIYQGRLVRAQEIYGKDLFVTRDYREILARHDVDAVFIATPDHWHARIAIEAMEAGKDVYVQKPMVQRVEDGMKVIEAARRTGRIVQVGSQRVSSAVYAKARELYLDGAIGELNMVEAWWDRNSALGAWQYSIPPDASPATVDWDRFLGHAPKRPFDPVRVFRWRNYQDYGTGVAGDLFVHLFSGLHFVLDSLGPVRIFAAGGLRYWKDGRDVPDVMVGLYDYEKAKTHPAFNLALRVNFVNGAGENSGFRFTGSDGVLLIDRGVTLVRVPPERDPGTSAGSFDSETQKKILEEHRRKYPPREETVDTMEGAREERWLPPRGYSDQYEHVANFFEAVRTRRPVTEDAVFGFRAAAPAVLSNTSYFERRTVRWDPETMQVKG, from the coding sequence ATGCCAACCACGCGGCGTCACTTCCTCAGGACGGCGGGGGTCACCGCCTCGGCCCTTCCCACAGCGGCCGCCGGGCAGGCCGGCCGGTCGCCGAACGACCGTATTCAGTTTGCCACGATCGGCTGGGGCATCATGGGCTCGGAAGACACCCGCACCGCCGCGAGCGTGCCCGGGACGAAACTCGTCGGCGTGTGCGACATCTATCAGGGACGCCTCGTTCGCGCGCAGGAAATTTACGGGAAAGACCTCTTTGTGACGCGCGATTATCGGGAAATTCTCGCGCGCCACGACGTCGACGCGGTCTTCATCGCCACGCCCGATCACTGGCACGCGCGGATCGCCATCGAGGCGATGGAGGCGGGCAAGGACGTCTATGTCCAGAAACCGATGGTCCAGCGCGTGGAAGACGGCATGAAAGTGATCGAGGCGGCGCGCCGCACCGGCCGCATCGTGCAGGTCGGCAGCCAGCGCGTCTCCAGCGCCGTCTATGCCAAGGCGCGCGAGCTGTACCTCGACGGCGCCATCGGCGAGCTGAACATGGTCGAAGCCTGGTGGGACCGCAACTCGGCCCTCGGCGCCTGGCAGTATTCGATTCCGCCGGACGCCTCGCCCGCCACCGTCGACTGGGACCGCTTCCTCGGCCATGCGCCGAAGCGGCCCTTCGATCCCGTGCGCGTCTTCCGCTGGCGGAATTATCAGGACTACGGCACCGGCGTGGCGGGCGACCTGTTTGTGCACCTGTTCAGCGGCCTGCACTTTGTTCTCGATTCGCTCGGCCCGGTGCGCATCTTCGCCGCCGGCGGGCTGCGCTACTGGAAGGACGGCCGCGACGTGCCGGACGTCATGGTCGGCCTCTACGATTACGAGAAAGCGAAAACCCATCCGGCGTTCAACCTGGCGCTCCGCGTGAATTTCGTCAATGGCGCCGGCGAAAATTCCGGCTTCCGCTTCACTGGCAGCGACGGCGTGCTGCTCATCGACCGTGGCGTGACGCTCGTCCGCGTCCCGCCCGAGCGCGACCCCGGCACGAGCGCCGGCAGCTTCGACAGCGAAACGCAGAAAAAGATCCTCGAAGAGCACCGCCGGAAATATCCGCCCCGCGAGGAAACGGTGGACACGATGGAAGGTGCGCGCGAAGAGCGCTGGCTGCCGCCGCGCGGCTACAGCGACCAGTACGAGCACGTCGCGAACTTTTTCGAGGCCGTGCGCACGCGCCGGCCGGTGACCGAGGACGCCGTGTTCGGCTTCCGCGCCGCCGCGCCCGCCGTGCTCAGCAACACGAGCTACTTCGAGCGGCGCACCGTGCGCTGGGATCCGGAAACCATGCAGGTGAAAGGGTGA
- a CDS encoding adenine nucleotide alpha hydrolase has protein sequence MTGLVPLGRTAAPDAAVLREKQEKLFRILRHLGRVLVAYSGGTDSAYLAWAAREVLGDNAIAVTADSPSIPESHKRDAIDFARRYGIRHELIPSHEFDNPAYVANNPDRCYHCKDELFRRMEQIAPRYGGAVIVYGVNTDDLGDYRPGQNAALLHGVKAPLVEAGLSKAEIRELSRMAGLPTWDRPAAACLSSRVPYGTPVTPEVLKRIELAEERIRSLGFRQFRVRYHNDVARLEIDRAEMERALSLEMFDRLAEIFRSLGFPYSALDLRGYRQGSLNETLGARAQARAPESPSS, from the coding sequence ATGACGGGTTTGGTGCCGCTGGGCAGGACCGCCGCGCCGGATGCAGCCGTCCTGCGCGAAAAGCAGGAGAAACTGTTCCGCATCCTTCGCCATCTCGGCCGTGTCCTCGTCGCCTATTCCGGCGGCACCGATTCGGCCTACCTGGCCTGGGCGGCCCGCGAGGTGCTCGGAGACAACGCCATCGCCGTCACCGCCGATTCCCCTTCGATTCCCGAGTCCCACAAGCGCGATGCCATCGACTTCGCCCGCCGCTACGGCATCCGCCACGAACTGATCCCGTCGCACGAGTTCGACAACCCCGCCTACGTCGCCAACAACCCGGACCGCTGCTACCACTGCAAGGACGAACTGTTCCGCCGCATGGAGCAGATCGCGCCCCGCTACGGCGGCGCGGTGATCGTCTACGGGGTCAACACGGATGACCTGGGCGATTATCGTCCCGGCCAGAACGCCGCCCTGCTGCACGGCGTCAAGGCGCCCCTGGTCGAGGCCGGCCTGTCGAAAGCCGAAATCCGCGAACTGTCCCGCATGGCTGGGTTGCCCACCTGGGACCGTCCTGCCGCCGCCTGCCTCAGTTCCCGCGTGCCTTACGGCACGCCGGTGACGCCGGAAGTGCTGAAACGGATCGAACTGGCCGAGGAGCGCATCCGCTCGCTCGGCTTCCGGCAGTTCCGCGTCCGCTATCACAACGACGTGGCGCGCCTCGAAATTGACCGCGCCGAAATGGAGCGCGCGCTTTCCCTGGAAATGTTCGACCGGCTCGCGGAGATCTTCCGCTCGCTCGGCTTTCCTTATTCCGCGCTCGATCTGCGCGGCTACCGCCAGGGCTCGCTGAATGAAACGCTCGGCGCCCGGGCGCAGGCCCGCGCTCCGGAGAGTCCGTCATCGTAG